The sequence CCCCCTGTCCAGCACCGGTTGCCGTGCGGCTCCGGGTCGGATACTTCATATAGTAACACTAATGAGGCGCGGGGAACCGGTCACGCCGAACGGCAGGGGGGCCGCTGATGGTTACACGCGAGGTGCCGGAAAGGACGACGGGCGATCTGATCGCCTCCATCGCCGGCCGCGTGCCGATGCGCAACCTCCACTCGCAAGTGCTATGGCAGCTTGGCGTTGCCATCGTGCGCGGCGACTATCCGGAGGGGGCCATCCTTCCATCCGATTCCGACCTGCTGGCGCGCTTTTCGGTATCGCGCACCGTGTTGCGCGAGGCGCTCAAGACCCTGGCCGCCAAAGGTATGATCGAGGCGCGGGCCCGCATCGGCACCCGGGTCCTGCCACGTCAGCGCTGGAACCTGTTTGATTCCGATGTGCTGTCCTGGCATTTCGAGGCCGGGCCCGACGTGGCGCTGCTGCGCAGCCTTGCTGAAATCCGCATCGGGGTCGAAGTGGAATCGGCCGCGCTGGCCGCCGTCCGCCGCAACGAGGAACAGGCTGCGGCGCTGCTCGCCTGCGCCGACCGCATGGGCGAAGCCAAGACGGCTGAGGAATTTGCCCGCACCGACCTGCAATTCCATCGCACGGTGGCCGAAGCTTCGGGAAACCCCTTCATGGCCTCGATCAGCGCGCTCGTGGAACTCGCACTCACCGCAGCCTTCACCATCAGTTCGCCCGTCGAGGACGAAGCGGCCATGCGGGCCACCGTACGCGCCCATGGCCGTATCGCCGAAGCGATCATGGCGGGCGATGCCGACGAAGCCCGGGTCGCCATGAAGGCGGTCATCACCGAGGGCTTTGGTCGCGCCGCCGGCCGTATGGCGCTGAACGACCCGGTCGAGACCTGATCTGCGGGCCTGCTATGCGCCGAGATGCTGCAAGGTCGCCGCTGTAAACTGCCCGTTGGGCGGCAGACCGTTATCGGCCTGGTAGGCCTTCAACGCCGCGCGACTTTTACTGCCGAAAATCCCGTTGATCGAGCCAGCGTAATAGCCAAGGCCCGCCAGCTTGATCTGAACGGACTTGAGGCGGGCGATGGAAAGCGACATTGGCGCGGTCGCAGCATCGGCAGCCGAAAGCGGCCATGCGACGAGGCTCTGTACCTTGGCCAGCCAGTTGAAGCGATCCTGCAACCCCGTCGTGCCGCCATTGATGCCCTTGGTCACGCCGGTGAAGTCCCCGGCATCGCATTTGGGATTAAGCTTCTTCCAGGTCCAGAACGCGCAGGCCACCCGCAAGGCATGCTCGGGATCCAGCGCCAGGTCAGGCTGGGTTTCGAGCGGCAGCTGAGCAATGGCGCCTACCTGCCGATAGCCGTCACGCCCGGTGATCTGGATGTAGCCGCGTCCCCGGTAGGTCCAGCCATCGTCCGGCTTGGTATTGCCCATGCGCCCGCCATAGACATTGTTGGCCAGCGCGCGGGGATTGCCGGCCAAGCCATTGGTGTCGGACAGTTTCTTGAACCGCGACGGCCAGACCACCATCATGCGTGGGCCGGTATAGTTGAGGTTCTCCTCCCGGATCTTGAGGCCGCCCGATTCATGGCCGATCTGCGCCAGGAAGAAGTGCAGGCGGTTCTGCGTCTTGGATATCTCGAAAGCCGCCAGGAGTGCGGGCGCCTGCGCGGCAAACGCGTCGATGCTTTGCTGGCTGGCCGAAGGATAGAGCTGGGCGAGCAGATCGGTGCTGAGCATGGGAAATCACCTGGATTGAATTGCTGCCGTCAGGGCACGCGGGCAAAGCCGAGCAGCTTGTCGATGGCGCCCAGCGTGTAGACGAACGAGCCGACCTTGGAGGTCTTGTTGCCCTCGATGGTGCGGACGATGCCGTTGTCGTAGCTGTGGACGATGCCGATATGGCCCTTCCAGCTCGAGGGTGCCTGCCGCCACCAGACAATGATGTCCCCGGGAAGCGGTGGATGGGTATTGTCTGGCTTGACTGCCCAGCCCTTGGCCTTGAGCTGATCGAGAATATCGCGGGCGCCGACCGAGTACTTGAACGGCATGGGCTGGCCGGACGTCGAAAAGCAGAAGCTGACGAAACCGGCGCACCAGTCGTTGGGCGTGCCGACGATACCGTTGAGATAGCGCGTGACGTGCGGACCCATATTGTTGCCGCCAACTTCCCCATGGCCGGCATTCATTTCAGCGATCGCCACGGCAAGCGCAGCCCTGGCCGTTGCCGAGCCACCGGCGGGTACATTGGGCGCCGATGCGGCGGCGGAGGCAGGTGTCGTTGTCTGCCCCAGCCGGTTGGTGATGGCCCACTCGGTCACCGGTCCCACGACGCCATCGACAACCAGTGGTCGCCCCTGGCTGTCCACGTTCTGCATCTGGAAGGCCCTGACCGCCCGGCGCAGCGCGTCGTCGAAAGTGCTGGCCGGACTGCCGGGGAAATATCCCAGTTGCTTGAGGTCGCGTCCGAGCTTGGAAACGCCAGGACCCGTGTCGCCGAACCGCATTGTCAATTTCGCCTGCCCCCCCCGGGTCATTTACCCGGAGGCGACTCTATGGCCGGCGCGCATCGCTTGAATATTGGGGCCTTTGCGGATGCCGGAACGGCAGTCTCGCCTGCAGACAATGGCCGGGTGGTCGGAATGGTGGAGCTGAGCGGGATCGAACCGCTGACCTCGTCATTGCGAACGACGCGCTCTCCCAACTGAGCTACAGCCCCGTTCCGACGGGTGTTGATATGGACAAAATTCCGCTTGGGGGCAAGGGGAATTAGGCCGCCGCAGCGGGGCAGACCAGCGCGTGGACGACAAGCCCCGCCGTGGCGGTCGAACCCAATCCAGGCCGCCGCCAAGGCGGTTGGCGACGCTGACCTGGCTAGACCTTGGCCCACCCGCCGGATTTTTCGCTGGCGAAAACCGCGTCGATGACCTTCATGGAAGCGATGGCATCTTCGATGCCCCAGGGCAGGGGCGCCTTGCCCAGGACGGCCAGCGCGAAGGCTTCCGCCTGTTCGGTATACTGATCGACGGAAGGCAGGATTTCCCGACGGGCCAGCGAGCCGTCAAAGGGGGCACCTGTGTCGATGGTGATGGCGGTGCGCTCGTCGGCCGGGGCGTTGAAGGGAATGATGATCTCGAGCTTGGCCTTGCTGCCCAGGACCTGAACGCGCTGGTGGCCGGCGGCCTGGGTGGAGCAGATGAAATTGAGCTGCTTCCCACCGCCAAAATCGGCAATGACGCTGGCGAGGCGGTCGGTGCCGAAGCTTTCGTCGCGATCGACCAGCGAGACCACGCGCTTGGGTTCGCTGTTGAACAGGTAGCGGGCGGCGGTGATCGGATAGCAGCCGATATCCATGATGCCGCCGCCGCCAATATCGGCCTGGTTGCGGACATTGGCGGGGTCGGCGTTGAAATAAGTGAAAACCGCATTGATGGCGCGGACCTCGCCCAGTTCGCCCGAGCGGATGATCTCGCGTGTACGCTGCCACTGCGGGTGGAAGCGGACCATGAAGGCTTCGAGCACGATACGATCGGGCGGACACTGGCGCAGAGTTTCCGCTTCGGCGGCGTTGAGCGCGATCGGCTTTTCGCAGAGCACATGCTTGCCGGCCTTGGCGGCGGCCACCGTCATGGGAACATGGAGGTGGTTGGGCAGCGGGTTGTAGATGGCGTCGATGTCGGGGTCTGCAAACAGGTCTTCGTAGGAACCATAGGCCTTGGCAATACCCAGCTCGGCTGCTGCGGCCTGTGCCTTGGCCAAGTCGCGGGAGGCAATGGCCACCACTTCGGAGTGGGCCGATTTCTGAATCGCCGGCGTGACTTTCTGCATGCCGATATTGGCCGTGGACAGGATGCCCCAGCGTACCTTCTTGTCGCTCATTGTCTGGTCCCCCCAAATGGTGGGCAAGCTTTAGCGGCGCGGGCCGCGCTTGGCTAGTATGGAAGATGCGGGCGATGCACGCGGCTGGACGAGACCGGTTGAAACTGTCTGGGCAGTCCCCACATGCTGCCTTCAACAACGTTCAGGTGAATTCAATGCGCAGTGTCAGCTACGCCCAATTCGGCGATCCAGCCCAGGTTCTTCGGCTGGTGGAGCGTGACACGCCGCAGCCCGGACCGGGCCAGGTCCGCGTTCGGCTACTGCTGTCCCCAATCCATAATCACGACCTGGCGACAATTGCGGGGGTATACGGCGTAAAGCCGCCCCTGCCCGCCGTGCCCGGCACAGAGGCGGTCGGCGTGGTGGATGCACTGGGGGAGGGGGTCGGTAATTTGCGCGTCGGCCAGCGCGTGATGGGGGGCGTCAGCCAGGCCTGGGCGGAATTCTATCTGGCCGATGCGGCCCGGGCCATCCCGGTTCCCGACAGCGTCGACGACGCGACGGCGGGCCAACTGATTTCCATGCCGCTCAGTGCCAAGATGCTGCTGGCCGACCTGGACGTAACAGCGGGTGACTGGATTATCCAGAATGCCGCCAATGGTGCGGTGGGCAAGCTGCTCAATCAGTTCGCCGGCGACGCTGGGGTAAAGGTGATCAACCTCGTGCGGCGCAATGCCGGTGTGGCCGAGCTTGCCGCATTGGGGATCGGCAACACGGTTTCCACCGAGGCGGCGGACTGGCGCGAACAGGTGACGAGCTTGACCGGCGGCGCACCCATCGTGCGCGGCCTGGATTCGATAGGGGGCGATGGCCCCGAAGCCTTGCTCAGCGTTGCGGCGGAGCGCGCCCAGATCATTTCGTTCGGTAATCTGAGCGGGCGCAAGATCGAGTTGTCGTCGGACATGCTGCTGTTCAAGCAGGCCACCGTGCGGGGTTTCTGGGGCGCGCGTACCAACACCAAGCCCGCCGATATTGCCCGCATGATCGGGGAATTGGTGACGGCCGCGTCAAGCGGCGCGCTCAAACTCCCCGTCGAGGCCGTCTATGGCCTCGATCAGGCAGCCCAGGCCGCCAAGGCAAGCGCCGAACCTGGCCGCAAGGGCAAGGTCGCGCTGCGCGGCTGAGTGCTTGGGGGCAGTCCTGGTCGACGCGCCGAAGGCTAGAGCAGGCCCAGCATCCTGTCCTGCTCCCGGCGCAGCGCCCACAGGCGCGTCGAGGTATCGGGCTGGCTGTTGGCCGAGGTCAGCAACTCGCCCTTTTTCACGGGCGCAACCACCTTGCCGCCTTCGAGCAGACCGACCGGTACAGCCTGGGCGGCGCGGCTGTCTCCTATGGTCATGGTGTAGCTGCGATAGCAGGTCTCGCCGATGGCATCGAAGGTTTCGCCCGGTTTGAGATCGCGCTTGGCGACGGCGCAGACTTCGGCGACCGGATTGGGCAGCGGCACCATGTCGGGCTTGCCCGACAGCATGATGCGCGCGCAGGTCAGCGGGACTTCCAGGCTCGTTAGGTGATAGGGCCGGAAGAAGCTGTAATAGGGGCCGTGGCCGATATGGAGGTCGTCCATCCGCTCGATGATGCGCGGATGCTCGGCCTTGACGATGACGAAGACGCCCGGTGCGACGCCCTTGCCGATGGTGAAATCGACGACCCCCGTCGTGTTGAGGATGCCGCCGTCTGCCTTGGGGATCAGCACCCTGGCCATGTCATCGCGATCGGCCTTGGGTCCATGCATGCCGGGCACATCAGGCACCAGGCCCGTGGCATTGGCGATGGCACACATTTCCACCATTGTCTTGCTGCCATCGACGAACTCAACCAGCATGCGGGGGTTCATGTTGCGGCGGGTGGCTTCCTCCCGATAGTCGTCGGGCACGGCGTCGTGGCGGAGCGGATTGTTCTTGCCCTTGCCGGCCGCGACGATGGGCAGGCCCAGCGCCGAGACGAATTCGATCAGTTCCATGCAGGAGCTGGGCTCATCCCCGGCGCCGACAGAATAGACGACCCCCAGCTTGTCCGCCTGGGCCTTGAGGTAGGGGCCTATGGTGACGTCTGCCTCGACATTCATCATCACCAGATGCTTGCCGTGCTCCATGGCCATCAGGTCGTAGTCGGCTGCCACACCAGGCTTGCCGGTGGCATCGATGACCACGTCGATATTGTCCGTGGTGACCAGCGTCTCGGCCGAGGTAATGGCGATCTTGCCAGCCTCGATGGTCGCGAGGGCCTGGGCCGGACTATCGGCAACCCTGCCCTTGCTGTCATCGCCATAGGCAATGGTCATGGCATCCAGGGCCGTATGCGGCCGGCGGGTGGCAATGGCCGCCATCTCGATGCCCTGCATCAGGCTCATCTGGGTCACCAGGTCGGTGCCCATTTCGCCCGAGCCGATCACGCCAACGCGAATGGGCCGGCCCGTTTCGGCGCGGTCGGCAAGGTCGCGGGCAAGTCCGGTCAGGGCAATCTTGGTGGTCATGTCAGGTCCAACGCGAATAGGCGCGCTTGGGTTACCGCCCTGCCCACCGGCAGGCAAGCGAAAGTGCGGCAGTTGCAGCGAAGCTCCCATGCGGGGGGGCAGGGCCGTGGCCCGCGAGCAATGCACAGTTGCGCCACTGGTGTGATTTAGCCCTGCCGACCCGGGCGCCGTTTAGGCTTCTTAAACCGTTCCCATGGAAAGTGGGGCGTGGAGAGAACTCCGGGGGGCATGCATTCGCCATGGTCAGCCAGGCCAAGAAATCCGTCGCGTTGCCAGCAGTCATCGACCTTGACTCGCTGGATGACATTCGTGACGGCCTGATTGACGCGATCGAGGAGGGGCCGGTCACGGTTACCGCCGCCGCAGTCGAGCGCGTATCGACCAATGCCTTGTTCATGCTCATCAGCGCGGCAGAGGCCGCCCGGAGAAACCATTTCGACTTTGCTATTGAGCAGCCAAGCGCGGCCCTGGTGACCGCGATCGAGCGCCTGGGCCTGGGCGCCCAGTTTTCAGGGATGATGAGAGGATGACGACTTTGCGGGTACTGACAGTGGACGATTCGAGGACGATCCTCGCCATGCTGCACCACACCCTCTCCAATGCCGGCTTCGAGGTGCTGCAGGCCGAGGATGGCAAGCAGGGCCTGGACGTGCTCAAGAACGAGACGGTGGATGTGGTCATTACCGACATCAACATGCCCGTCATGGATGGCATCGAGTTCATCAAGAACGTGCGGGCGACGGGCAACCACCAGAGCCTGCCGATCCTGATCCTCACCACCGAAACGAGCCAGGACAAGCGCGACCAGGGCAAGGCGGCGGGCGGCACGGGCTGGATCGTCAAGCCGTTCGACCCCGAGAAGCTGATCTCGGTCATCCACCGGGTCGTGCACTAGACTTCACCCAGAAGGGTTGGACGTGTTCGCATGAGCGATCTCGACGATTTCAAGGCCACATATTTCGACGAGTGTTCCGAGCTCCTGACCGAGCTCGAGGAACAGTT comes from Devosia oryziradicis and encodes:
- a CDS encoding FadR/GntR family transcriptional regulator, with protein sequence MVTREVPERTTGDLIASIAGRVPMRNLHSQVLWQLGVAIVRGDYPEGAILPSDSDLLARFSVSRTVLREALKTLAAKGMIEARARIGTRVLPRQRWNLFDSDVLSWHFEAGPDVALLRSLAEIRIGVEVESAALAAVRRNEEQAAALLACADRMGEAKTAEEFARTDLQFHRTVAEASGNPFMASISALVELALTAAFTISSPVEDEAAMRATVRAHGRIAEAIMAGDADEARVAMKAVITEGFGRAAGRMALNDPVET
- a CDS encoding peptidoglycan-binding protein, giving the protein MLSTDLLAQLYPSASQQSIDAFAAQAPALLAAFEISKTQNRLHFFLAQIGHESGGLKIREENLNYTGPRMMVVWPSRFKKLSDTNGLAGNPRALANNVYGGRMGNTKPDDGWTYRGRGYIQITGRDGYRQVGAIAQLPLETQPDLALDPEHALRVACAFWTWKKLNPKCDAGDFTGVTKGINGGTTGLQDRFNWLAKVQSLVAWPLSAADAATAPMSLSIARLKSVQIKLAGLGYYAGSINGIFGSKSRAALKAYQADNGLPPNGQFTAATLQHLGA
- a CDS encoding CHAP domain-containing protein encodes the protein MRFGDTGPGVSKLGRDLKQLGYFPGSPASTFDDALRRAVRAFQMQNVDSQGRPLVVDGVVGPVTEWAITNRLGQTTTPASAAASAPNVPAGGSATARAALAVAIAEMNAGHGEVGGNNMGPHVTRYLNGIVGTPNDWCAGFVSFCFSTSGQPMPFKYSVGARDILDQLKAKGWAVKPDNTHPPLPGDIIVWWRQAPSSWKGHIGIVHSYDNGIVRTIEGNKTSKVGSFVYTLGAIDKLLGFARVP
- a CDS encoding Gfo/Idh/MocA family protein; amino-acid sequence: MSDKKVRWGILSTANIGMQKVTPAIQKSAHSEVVAIASRDLAKAQAAAAELGIAKAYGSYEDLFADPDIDAIYNPLPNHLHVPMTVAAAKAGKHVLCEKPIALNAAEAETLRQCPPDRIVLEAFMVRFHPQWQRTREIIRSGELGEVRAINAVFTYFNADPANVRNQADIGGGGIMDIGCYPITAARYLFNSEPKRVVSLVDRDESFGTDRLASVIADFGGGKQLNFICSTQAAGHQRVQVLGSKAKLEIIIPFNAPADERTAITIDTGAPFDGSLARREILPSVDQYTEQAEAFALAVLGKAPLPWGIEDAIASMKVIDAVFASEKSGGWAKV
- a CDS encoding zinc-binding dehydrogenase, giving the protein MRSVSYAQFGDPAQVLRLVERDTPQPGPGQVRVRLLLSPIHNHDLATIAGVYGVKPPLPAVPGTEAVGVVDALGEGVGNLRVGQRVMGGVSQAWAEFYLADAARAIPVPDSVDDATAGQLISMPLSAKMLLADLDVTAGDWIIQNAANGAVGKLLNQFAGDAGVKVINLVRRNAGVAELAALGIGNTVSTEAADWREQVTSLTGGAPIVRGLDSIGGDGPEALLSVAAERAQIISFGNLSGRKIELSSDMLLFKQATVRGFWGARTNTKPADIARMIGELVTAASSGALKLPVEAVYGLDQAAQAAKASAEPGRKGKVALRG
- a CDS encoding NAD(P)H-dependent oxidoreductase — its product is MTTKIALTGLARDLADRAETGRPIRVGVIGSGEMGTDLVTQMSLMQGIEMAAIATRRPHTALDAMTIAYGDDSKGRVADSPAQALATIEAGKIAITSAETLVTTDNIDVVIDATGKPGVAADYDLMAMEHGKHLVMMNVEADVTIGPYLKAQADKLGVVYSVGAGDEPSSCMELIEFVSALGLPIVAAGKGKNNPLRHDAVPDDYREEATRRNMNPRMLVEFVDGSKTMVEMCAIANATGLVPDVPGMHGPKADRDDMARVLIPKADGGILNTTGVVDFTIGKGVAPGVFVIVKAEHPRIIERMDDLHIGHGPYYSFFRPYHLTSLEVPLTCARIMLSGKPDMVPLPNPVAEVCAVAKRDLKPGETFDAIGETCYRSYTMTIGDSRAAQAVPVGLLEGGKVVAPVKKGELLTSANSQPDTSTRLWALRREQDRMLGLL
- a CDS encoding STAS domain-containing protein, whose protein sequence is MVSQAKKSVALPAVIDLDSLDDIRDGLIDAIEEGPVTVTAAAVERVSTNALFMLISAAEAARRNHFDFAIEQPSAALVTAIERLGLGAQFSGMMRG
- a CDS encoding response regulator — translated: MTTLRVLTVDDSRTILAMLHHTLSNAGFEVLQAEDGKQGLDVLKNETVDVVITDINMPVMDGIEFIKNVRATGNHQSLPILILTTETSQDKRDQGKAAGGTGWIVKPFDPEKLISVIHRVVH